The Brassica oleracea var. oleracea cultivar TO1000 chromosome C6, BOL, whole genome shotgun sequence genome includes a region encoding these proteins:
- the LOC106300917 gene encoding uncharacterized protein LOC106300917: protein MNGASLSNSLLLHSRFSSPCSIASSSSPSSVYLSPPCFTTSAYISFPRTVVVKRNDGFRSFAVNKRRSTIQDDVEEVEYEDWDEFEVEAEGEGDEDEGEFLPMEKMKRWLEKKPRGFGVGKKYETLIEDKLLDEIEQSWKAQAANLNQLKNNDPLKPQDNLIKGETQSGFRVRVTNLPKKKNVHRDLKAAFKEVSGVLGIEPAVSGNKKTKDPVCKGFALVDFRSEVDANRFVEQFNGERLSFGKVVKHIKCQVVEVSSNQSVSEELRSDTVFEELPFHGFEAVSSVDVVEEDTFVDSWEEESSDDSDKEGDETEVEEEEEYEENLISSSIEPPKEPRRESKTNVKSQKQVMKREIREHEVLETPLVSFQAVSKPKVARVDNDDEHDRSDEEEVAEENLEPLKSSVSSSDEERIDRIRRLELKLLGREKLLGGGAGSDKPEAKTGGRVEGETKKKEKKKKKKVLVKGKKSSTIEIPGSSKRLKMKEKALLTGVLVKYAAKVASTSNDE, encoded by the exons ATGAACGGAGCTTCGCTCAGCAATTCCCTTTTGCTCCATTCTCGTTTCAGTTCACCGTGTTCCATCGCTTCCTCTTCTTCTCCTTCGTCTGTTTATCTGAGTCCTCCCTGTTTCACAACCTCTGCGTACATCTCATTTCCTCGAACAGTCGTTGTCAAAAGGAACGATGGGTTTCGCTCATTCGCCGTAAACAAACGTAGAAGCACTATCCAAGATGATGTAGAAGAAGTAGAGTATGAGGATTGGGATGAGTTTGAAGTAGAAGCTGAAGGAGAAGGAGACGAAGACGAAGGAGAGTTCTTGCCAATGGAGAAGATGAAGCGATGGCTAGAGAAGAAGCCTCGCGGGTTCGGCGTTGGCAAAAAGTACGAGACTTTAATAGAAGACAAGCTCCTCGACGAGATTGAGCAGAGCTGGAAAGCTCAAGCTGCTAATCTCAACCAGCTCAAGAACAACGATCCTCTCAAGCCTCAAGATAATCTCATCAAAG GTGAGACTCAAAGTGGGTTCCGTGTTCGTGTGACCAATCTTCCTAAGAAGAAGAATGTCCACAGAGATCTCAAGGCTGCTTTTAAGGAAGTGAGTGGGGTTTTGGGGATAGAGCCAGCTGTGTCTGGTAATAAGAAGACTAAAGATCCTGTCTGTAAAGGGTTTGCTCTTGTTGATTTCAGAAGCGAGGTTGATGCAAACAG GTTTGTGGAGCAGTTCAATGGAGAGAGATTATCATTTGGGAAGGTTGTAAAGCATATAAAGTGTCAGGTTGTGGAGGTTTCTTCGAACCAATCAGTTTCTGAGGAATTACGCTCGGATACAGTCTTTGAGGAGCTTCCTTTCCATGGTTTTGAAGCTGTTTCTAGTGTTGATGTTGTTGAAGAAGATACTTTTGTGGATTCATGGGAAGAAGAATCATCAGATGATTCAGATAAAGAAGGAGATGAAACAGAAGTGGAAGAAGAAGAAGAATATGAAGAGAATCTTATCTCTAGTAGCATAGAACCTCCCAAAGAACCAAGACGTGAGTCTAAAACCAATGTTAAGTCTCAGAAACAAGTTATGAAGCGAGAGATTAGAGAACACGAGGTGTTAGAGACACCTTTAGTTTCATTCCAGGCGGTGAGTAAACCCAAGGTAGCACGTGTGGATAATGATGATGAACATGATAGGTCTGATGAAGAAGAAGTTGCTGAAGAGAATCTTGAACCTCTGAAAAGTTCAGTATCATCCTCAGATGAGGAAAGGATTGATAGAATCCGTAGGCTGGAGCTGAAGCTTCTAGGTAGAGAAAAGCTTTTGGGTGGAGGAGCTGGCTCTGATAAACCTGAAGCAAAAACTGGTGGTAGAGTGGAAGGAGAGACGAAGAAGAAGGAGAAGAAGAAGAAGAAAAAGGTTCTTGTGAAAGGGAAGAAGTCCTCGACCATAGAGATTCCTGGATCTTCAAAGAG GTTAAAGATGAAGGAGAAGGCTCTGTTAACTGGGGTCTTAGTCAAGTATGCGGCAAAAGTTGCTTCAACCTCAAATGATGAATGA
- the LOC106296981 gene encoding 50S ribosomal protein L7/L12, which translates to MSLILRFRQHLSTRLSQTSRSPLASLLNGRRSFGQPARKQDEEEEEEIDQRKLPTDYDAATFDPTEHRSPPTDRVFRLVDEISSLTLSEISELGAIILKKRGITETPTVAVMKPGAVAAGGIAQGGGGGGASEEAKVEKTVFEIKLEGFEASGKIKIIKEVRSFTDLGLKEAKELVEKTPSVLKAGVSKEEGEKIVDKLKALGAKVVLE; encoded by the coding sequence ATGAGTTTGATCCTCAGATTCAGACAACACTTATCAACAAGGTTATCACAAACCTCCAGATCACCACTCGCTTCTCTTCTCAACGGTCGCCGGAGTTTCGGACAACCGGCGAGAAAACAAGATGAAGAGGAAGAAGAAGAAATAGATCAGAGGAAGCTCCCAACCGACTACGACGCCGCGACATTCGATCCGACAGAACACCGAAGTCCGCCAACGGACCGCGTGTTCCGCCTCGTCGACGAGATCTCGTCTCTAACGCTATCGGAAATCTCAGAGCTCGGCGCGATTATACTGAAGAAGAGAGGGATCACGGAGACACCAACCGTCGCCGTTATGAAGCCCGGAGCTGTCGCTGCCGGCGGGATCGCTCAGGGCGGAGGCGGTGGCGGAGCGAGTGAAGAAGCGAAAGTGGAGAAGACAGTGTTTGAGATAAAGCTTGAGGGTTTTGAAGCGTCTGGGAAGATCAAGATTATTAAGGAGGTGAGGAGCTTTACTGATCTGGGACTTAAGGAAGCGAAGGAGTTGGTGGAGAAGACTCCTTCGGTTTTGAAAGCTGGTGTTTCTAAAGAGGAAGGTGAGAAGATTGTTGACAAGCTTAAGGCTCTTGGTGCTAAAGTTGTTCTTGAGTGA